The following are encoded together in the Anaerostipes caccae L1-92 genome:
- the hxlA gene encoding 3-hexulose-6-phosphate synthase, with the protein MKLQLALDEMPLVDALRFADKVAEHVDIIEIGTPFVMDEGMRGVREFHRFFPDKEILADLKIMDGGYLEASYAYEAGAAYATILGVSDNLTIEGALKAARDYERKLVVDMICVEDLPNRIAKMEEIGVDILAVHTGADQQAAGREPIQDLQVMTEHAKKAQIAVAGGINSKTIGKYVALKPEIIIVGSAIGHADDPVAEAKAIKDAML; encoded by the coding sequence ATGAAATTACAGTTAGCTTTAGACGAAATGCCGTTAGTAGATGCCTTGAGATTTGCAGATAAGGTTGCAGAACACGTTGATATCATTGAAATTGGAACGCCGTTTGTCATGGATGAGGGAATGCGCGGAGTGCGTGAATTCCACCGTTTCTTCCCGGATAAAGAAATTCTTGCAGACTTAAAGATCATGGACGGCGGATACCTGGAAGCAAGCTATGCATATGAAGCCGGTGCAGCTTATGCGACAATCCTTGGAGTATCTGACAATCTGACGATCGAAGGGGCTCTAAAGGCTGCCAGAGATTATGAGAGAAAGCTTGTTGTGGATATGATCTGTGTAGAAGACCTTCCGAACAGAATTGCAAAGATGGAAGAGATCGGAGTCGATATTTTAGCAGTTCACACCGGAGCTGACCAGCAGGCGGCAGGCAGAGAGCCGATTCAGGATCTTCAGGTTATGACTGAGCATGCAAAAAAAGCTCAGATTGCCGTAGCCGGAGGAATCAACAGTAAGACCATCGGCAAATATGTGGCATTAAAACCGGAGATCATTATTGTAGGATCAGCAATCGGCCATGCGGATGATCCGGTAGCGGAAGCAAAAGCAATCAAAGACGCAATGCTGTAA
- a CDS encoding dihydroxyacetone kinase subunit DhaK, with protein sequence MQRFVNNPDYVVEDMLKGFLKAHDDLIVKNETNDRVVQYKNTPVEGKVGLVTGGGSGHEPAFLGYVGENMMDAVAVGEVFSSPSAQAFYDAFMAADSGKGVACLFGNYAGDNMNVKMAIRKAKKQGVTVKYVTATDDVASSPKETKEKRHGIAGGVFMWKTAGAKAAMGADLDEVIELAQKAVDNTRSICVGLSPCAIPAVGHPNFDIKEGDMEFGIGHHGEPGINVQKLKPAKEIAKDMAKAVIDDLEPENGAEVAVLLSGLGATPIMELYVLYDEIEAYLKDQGLSIYKVLIGDYVTSLDMNGAALTVMKLDEELKELLDYDAKAPGLK encoded by the coding sequence TTGCAGAGATTTGTAAATAATCCGGATTATGTTGTTGAGGATATGCTGAAAGGCTTCTTGAAAGCCCATGATGATCTGATTGTAAAGAATGAAACAAATGACAGGGTAGTTCAGTATAAAAATACGCCGGTAGAAGGTAAAGTAGGTCTGGTAACCGGAGGCGGAAGCGGCCATGAGCCCGCATTCCTTGGTTATGTGGGAGAAAATATGATGGATGCGGTAGCTGTCGGAGAGGTGTTTTCATCTCCGTCTGCCCAGGCATTTTATGATGCATTTATGGCGGCAGACTCAGGAAAAGGTGTCGCATGCCTGTTTGGTAACTACGCCGGGGACAACATGAATGTAAAAATGGCAATCCGCAAAGCAAAAAAACAGGGAGTCACTGTAAAATATGTGACTGCGACAGACGATGTGGCATCTTCCCCGAAAGAGACAAAGGAAAAACGCCATGGAATCGCAGGCGGTGTCTTCATGTGGAAAACTGCGGGAGCGAAGGCTGCCATGGGAGCTGATCTGGATGAAGTGATCGAACTGGCTCAGAAAGCAGTGGACAACACCAGAAGTATCTGTGTGGGACTCAGTCCATGCGCAATACCGGCTGTGGGCCATCCGAACTTTGATATTAAAGAAGGCGATATGGAATTCGGAATCGGACATCACGGAGAACCGGGGATCAACGTTCAGAAACTAAAGCCTGCCAAAGAGATCGCAAAGGATATGGCAAAGGCAGTGATCGATGATCTGGAACCGGAAAACGGTGCTGAAGTGGCAGTGCTCTTATCCGGTCTGGGAGCAACACCGATCATGGAATTATACGTACTCTATGATGAAATTGAAGCGTATCTTAAGGATCAGGGACTTTCTATTTATAAGGTGCTGATCGGAGATTATGTGACATCACTGGATATGAATGGTGCGGCACTTACGGTTATGAAGCTTGATGAAGAGTTAAAAGAGCTTCTGGACTATGATGCCAAAGCGCCTGGTTTAAAATAA
- the hxlB gene encoding 6-phospho-3-hexuloisomerase, whose protein sequence is MEAVNLKIITDELSKFSGMVKEEEIQGLADEIKKANKIFLAGAGRSGLAARGFTNRLLHMGFDVHFVGEISCPPIKEGDLIILGSGSGTTQSLIVMGEKAKKVGARIATVTMFPTHTIGEMADVIVTVPGSTPKKAEGEKNLAESNQPMGNLFEQMSWLTYDSIIMNLMSDLGQTSEEMMGRHTNLE, encoded by the coding sequence ATGGAAGCAGTCAATTTAAAGATCATCACGGACGAACTTTCAAAGTTTTCAGGAATGGTTAAAGAAGAAGAAATCCAGGGTTTGGCAGATGAAATTAAGAAAGCAAATAAAATCTTTTTGGCAGGAGCAGGGCGTTCCGGGCTGGCAGCCAGAGGATTTACCAACCGTTTGCTGCATATGGGATTTGATGTACACTTTGTGGGAGAGATCTCCTGCCCGCCGATCAAAGAAGGAGATCTGATCATACTCGGATCCGGTTCCGGAACAACACAGAGCCTGATCGTTATGGGAGAAAAAGCAAAGAAGGTAGGGGCAAGGATTGCAACCGTTACTATGTTCCCGACTCATACCATCGGAGAGATGGCAGACGTTATCGTGACAGTTCCCGGCTCTACACCGAAGAAGGCAGAAGGAGAAAAGAACCTGGCAGAGTCCAATCAGCCGATGGGAAATCTGTTCGAGCAGATGAGCTGGCTGACCTATGACAGTATCATCATGAATCTGATGAGCGATCTTGGGCAGACAAGCGAAGAAATGATGGGAAGACATACAAACTTAGAATAA
- a CDS encoding DeoR/GlpR family DNA-binding transcription regulator, which yields MGKLIAAERHKEIIRLLNSNGSVKISQLAKQFQVSRETIRRDLLHLNEIGAVKKSHGGATSVYELQPLPWESRVREKLPLKEKLCERAMEFIGDGNVIFLDSGSTIFCLAGMLSKKSGYTIVTTSLEAAYALVHSSNKVILTGGMLNPNSMAAEGFQATSLINSLKVDIAFLGTNGFEQHKGPAVSDFQDAQTKQAIIPNARTNVVIADSSKAQASSLIQYTSWHDIDHLIIDNDIPGDVLSNIQEMTDVVLV from the coding sequence ATGGGCAAATTAATCGCGGCAGAACGCCATAAAGAAATTATAAGATTATTAAACAGCAATGGAAGCGTAAAGATCAGCCAGCTGGCCAAGCAGTTTCAGGTATCCAGGGAAACGATACGGCGGGATTTACTTCATTTAAATGAAATAGGAGCGGTAAAAAAAAGTCACGGCGGCGCAACTTCTGTCTATGAACTGCAGCCGCTTCCATGGGAATCCAGGGTGCGGGAAAAGCTTCCATTAAAAGAAAAACTCTGCGAACGGGCAATGGAATTTATCGGTGACGGCAATGTCATATTCCTGGACTCCGGAAGTACGATCTTCTGCCTGGCCGGGATGCTCAGCAAAAAGTCAGGCTACACCATCGTGACCACTTCCCTGGAAGCCGCATATGCTTTGGTACACAGCAGCAACAAGGTCATCCTCACCGGAGGCATGCTGAATCCCAACAGTATGGCAGCCGAAGGATTCCAGGCCACGAGCCTGATTAATTCTCTCAAGGTCGACATTGCATTCCTCGGCACCAACGGCTTTGAGCAGCACAAAGGGCCGGCCGTATCCGATTTTCAGGACGCCCAGACGAAACAGGCCATCATACCCAATGCCAGAACCAATGTAGTGATCGCTGACAGCTCCAAGGCTCAGGCATCTTCCCTCATACAGTACACAAGCTGGCATGATATTGACCATCTGATCATCGACAACGACATTCCCGGAGATGTCCTGAGCAATATACAGGAAATGACCGATGTAGTCCTGGTGTGA
- a CDS encoding NAD(P)H-dependent flavin oxidoreductase, producing the protein MEVKPLKIGDLVAKIPIIQGGMGVGVSLSSLAGAVAKEGGIGVLSAAQIGYDEPDFEKDPEGANMRAMKKHIRKAREIAPDGIIGINIMVATRLYANYVKEAIANGIDLIISGAGLPTELPALAKGSRTKLVPIVSPKKSARVILKMWDKKHQTAPDALLIEGPKAGGHLGFKYEELVSDETYENYDDTIREIIDMVKPYEEKYEKDIPVIVAGGVSSKEDMEHCLSMGASGVQIATPFVTTEECDADIRYKEAYINCKKEDITIVKSPVGMPGRAIKNKFMEIVQREGRIKPKHCFNCMSACNPGETVYCITERLIEAVKGNIDDGLIFCGADAWKCHKISTVKDVIGSYIK; encoded by the coding sequence ATGGAAGTGAAACCATTAAAGATCGGGGATTTGGTTGCGAAAATCCCTATTATACAGGGGGGAATGGGCGTAGGTGTCAGTTTGAGTTCCCTTGCGGGAGCTGTTGCAAAAGAGGGCGGCATCGGTGTGCTGTCGGCGGCTCAGATCGGATACGACGAGCCGGATTTTGAGAAGGACCCTGAGGGGGCCAACATGCGTGCCATGAAAAAACACATCAGGAAGGCCAGAGAGATTGCGCCCGACGGTATCATCGGCATAAACATTATGGTAGCCACAAGGCTGTATGCCAACTATGTAAAGGAAGCGATTGCAAACGGCATTGACCTGATCATTTCAGGCGCGGGACTTCCGACAGAGCTTCCGGCTCTGGCAAAGGGAAGCAGGACAAAGCTTGTCCCGATCGTATCCCCGAAAAAGTCGGCGCGGGTGATTCTCAAGATGTGGGATAAAAAACATCAGACGGCGCCGGATGCGCTTCTGATCGAAGGTCCGAAGGCCGGAGGTCATCTGGGATTTAAATACGAAGAGCTTGTCAGCGATGAGACTTATGAAAACTATGACGATACGATCCGTGAGATCATTGACATGGTAAAACCATATGAAGAAAAGTATGAAAAAGACATTCCGGTTATCGTGGCGGGAGGAGTTTCTTCAAAAGAAGATATGGAGCACTGTCTTTCTATGGGAGCTTCCGGCGTGCAGATTGCCACTCCGTTTGTCACCACTGAGGAATGTGACGCTGATATCAGGTATAAAGAAGCTTATATTAACTGCAAAAAAGAAGATATCACAATCGTAAAGAGTCCGGTGGGAATGCCGGGGCGGGCCATCAAAAATAAATTTATGGAAATCGTCCAGAGAGAAGGCAGGATCAAGCCGAAGCACTGTTTTAACTGTATGTCTGCCTGCAATCCCGGTGAGACAGTTTACTGCATCACGGAGCGCCTGATCGAGGCTGTCAAAGGAAACATTGATGATGGATTGATCTTCTGCGGGGCTGATGCGTGGAAGTGTCATAAGATCAGCACGGTAAAAGATGTGATTGGAAGCTATATAAAATAA